A window from Salvia miltiorrhiza cultivar Shanhuang (shh) chromosome 2, IMPLAD_Smil_shh, whole genome shotgun sequence encodes these proteins:
- the LOC131011334 gene encoding uncharacterized protein LOC131011334 isoform X1, translating into MGLSALRKGFKASCRPLIGLDGCFLKTYLGGILLCAIGKDGNNGMFPISWAIVEIENEDCWTWFLKCLLEDLQIVDGNGWTFISDQQKGLQNAVANLAPRAEHRNCARHVYMSWKKQHKCITLKNMFWRAVKCTYIEDFKMAIQAMKVENAAACEDFIARDVNKFCKAFLSTFACSDMVDNNINETFNGYILNARGKHVIHMCEEIRTSLMVRQVQKFKQMSSVTERLCPNIRLILERLKIESVSCIAHPALGNKFEVHDEANKFVVNIERRTCSCRVWDLVGIPCKHAISALTFLQQDASDYVNDYYSMSKYLAGYEFGIEPIRGNKMWPEVDGVVVKQFS; encoded by the exons ATGGGGTTGAGTGCACTGAGGAAAGGGTTCAAAGCTAGTTGTAGGCCTTTAATTGGCCTTGATGGATGTTTCCTGAAAACATATTTGGGGGGAATATTATTGTGCGCCATTGGGAAAGATGGCAACAATGGGATGTTTCCAATTTCTTGGGCTATAGTAGAGATAGAAAACGAAGATTGTTGGACATGGTTTTTGAAATGTCTTCTGGAAGATCTACAGATTGTAGATGGAAATGGCTGGACTTTCATCTCTGACCAACAAAAg GGTCTCCAAAATGCTGTTGCGAACTTGGCTCCACGAGCAGAGCACAGAAATTGTGCTCGACATGTGTATATGAGTTGGAAGAAACAACACAAATGTATCACACTGAAGAACATGTTTTGGAGGGCAGTTAAGTGCACATATATTGAGGATTTCAAAATGGCAATTCAAGCCATGAAGGTAGAAAATGCAGCTGCATGTGAAGATTTCATAGCTAGAGATGTCAATAAGTTTTGTAAGGCTTTCCTTTCAACTTTTGCATGTAGTGATATGGTAGACAATAATATAAATGAAACATTTAATGGTTACATATTGAATGCAAGAGGAAAACATGTGATTCACATGTGTGAAGAAATTAGGACAAGTCTAATGGTTAGGCAAGTGCAAAAATTCAAGCAGATGTCTTCTGTGACAGAGAGATTATGTCCTAATATTAGGCTTATTCTAGAGAGATTGAAAATTGAGAGTGTTAGTTGCATTGCACATCCTGCTTTGGGGAATAAGTTTGAAGTGCACGATGAGGCGAATAAATTTGTGGTGAACATAGAGCGAAGAACTTGTTCATGTAGGGTGTGGGATCTGGTAGGTATCCCTTGTAAGCATGCCATATCTGCCCTTACTTTCTTACAACAAGATGCCTCTGATTATGTGAATGATTACTATTCTATGAGCAAGTATCTGGCAGGTTATGAGTTTGGAATTGAGCCCATTAGGGGCAACAAAATGTGGCCCGAGGTGGATGGTGTGGTTGTGAAACAATTTAGTTAG
- the LOC131008043 gene encoding uncharacterized protein LOC131008043 has translation MQKNFAQMNANKNNIELPPQIMVPNNKAQVNAVNLRSGKTLPEVVHVAEDGSEPTNNEEKVDEEIKMEKPPQPTPELKKKDVPKAEEKSKVVIKPPFPGRLAKNREAEEMSSLVKMFQKEIYTKKVVYTSDVKFHMGEQVSAVLKRDMPTKYEDPGMFYILCIIGDTRIKQAMLDLGASINVMPLTIYQELKIGSLKPTRVVIQLADMSSVYPEGIVDNVLVKVQDLIFPANFYVLNMAGSKAKPAVMLLGRPFLKTAQTQIDCATGKLTCRFDRETVTFNLFKATKHPTDIESLEFIDIIDRVVDHAMPSMHRN, from the exons ATGCAGAAGAACTTTGCCCAGATGAACGCCAACAAGAACAACATAGAGTTGCCCCCACAGATCATGGTACCTAACAACAAGGCACAAGTGAATGCAGTTAACCTGAGGAGTGGCAAGACTTTGCCTGAAGTAGTGCATGTGGCTGAAGATGGATCTGAGCCCACAAACAATGAAGAGAAGGTGGATGAGGAGATAAAGATGGAGAAACCACCCCAACCTACCCCAGAATTGAAAAAGAAGGATGTGCCCAAAGCCGAAGAGAAATCCAAGGTGGTCATCAAGCCTCCCTTCCCAGGCCGACTGGCTAAGAACCGTGAGGCAGAGGAGATGAGCAGCTTGGTCAAGATGTTCCAAAAG GAGATCTATACCAAGAAGGTCGTGTACACGAGCGATGTTAAGTTCCATATGGGAGAACAGGTGTCGGCTGTACTCAAGAGGGATATGCCCACAAAATACGAAGATCCGGGGATGTTCTACATACTATGCATCATTGGAGATACAAGGATCAAGCAAGCCATGCTGGACCTGGGCGCATCAATCAACGTTATGCCTTTGACCATATACCAGGAGCTGAAGATAGGATCACTCAAACCCACACGAGTGGTGATTCAATTGGCGGACATGTCAAGTGTGTACCCTGAGGGCATAGTAGATAACGTTCTTGTTAAGGTCCAAGACCTTATCTTCCCAGCCAACTTCTATGTGCTGAACATGGCAGGTTCCAAGGCAAAGCCAGCGGTGATGCTTCTAGGCAGACCATTCCTCAAGACGGCTCAAACCCAAATTGACTGCGCAACTGGGAAGCTAACGTGCCGATTCGATAGAGAAACTGTGACTTTCAACTTGTTCAAGGCAACTAAGCATCCGACTGATATTGAAAGTCTGGAGTTCATTGATATCATAGATCGAGTGGTGGACCATGCTATGCCCTCTATGCACAGAAATTGA
- the LOC131011334 gene encoding uncharacterized protein LOC131011334 isoform X2, with protein MEINDNFAICFGYCGKFFRKDDRMEYIRGDFKNKLGLDKDRFGFLDLSAEVESLGLVSWSKLWYRIPKTDIYKVITDDKEIMEMLTLIDKKNRVINVFVEGSVTLDDTTDDVMVDDVMVDREDGDVLGKDNETDSDDTEHAPSESELDDVSLDELDYISDETYTNARRNMNKVNSVFDVISMDDGFEDIDLGHETVSECEISDDDVPSKSEGENEGRACMKNCIVYDPKCNHENLNIVLGMQFKDGLQCREALRTWGIENGKFVQFRCVSKTKLVAVCKPPCPWKVYGSMVKSSETFMIRSYWGYHNCPRAMTNKLISSKWIGQKIFECIQSKI; from the exons ATGGAAATCAA TGACAATTTTGCTATCTGTTTTGGTTATTGTGGCAAATTCTTTAGAAAAGATGATCGTATGGAATATATACGAGGTGATTTCAAGAATAAATTGGGGTTAGATAAAGATAGATTTGGCTTTCTAGATCTTAGTGCTGAAGTTGAGAGCTTAGGGCTTGTATCATGGTCTAAGTTATGGTACAGAATCCCTAAAACTGATATATATAAAGTGATTACAGATGACAAAGAAATAATGGAGATGTTGACATTAATTGATAAGAAAAATCGAGTCATCAATGTGTTTGTTGAGGGTAGTGTCACTTTGGATGATACAACTGATGATGTAATGGTTGATGATGTAATGGTTGATAGAGAAGATGGTGATGTACTGGGTAAAGATAATGAGACCGATAGTGATGATACAGAGCATGCCCCTAGTGAATCTGAGTTGGATGATGTGAGTCTAGATGAACTTGATTATATTTCTGATGAGACTTACACAAATGCTAGGAGAAATATGAACAAAGTTAACTCTGTTTTTGATGTTATTTCCATGGATGATGGTTTTGAAGATATAGACTTAGGACATGAAACTGTTTCCGAATGTGAAATATCAGATGATGATGTGCCATCTAAGAGTGAAGGTGAAAATGAAGGAAGGGCCTGCATGAAAAACTGCATAGTTTATGATCCTAAATGCAACCATGAAAATCTGAATATTGTCCTTGGAATGCAATTTAAAGATGGACTTCAGTGCAGAGAAGCTTTAAGGACATGGGGTATTGAAAATGGAAAATTTGTTCAATTTAGGTGTGTCAGCAAGACTAAATTGGTGGCTGTGTGTAAGCCACCTTGTCCTTGGAAGGTGTATGGTAGTATGGTCAAGTCTAGTGAAACATTTATGATAAGATCATATTGGGGTTACCATAATTGTCCTAGGGCAATGACTAacaagcttataagctctaaatgGATAGGCCAAAAGATATTTGAATGTATTCAGAGTAAGATATAA